The following are encoded in a window of Oncorhynchus gorbuscha isolate QuinsamMale2020 ecotype Even-year unplaced genomic scaffold, OgorEven_v1.0 Un_scaffold_10117, whole genome shotgun sequence genomic DNA:
- the LOC124030239 gene encoding proline-rich extensin-like protein EPR1 has translation MCRTPAPGPPLLMSSPRPTNSPPLPMSSPRPTNSPPLPMSAPGPPAALHYSCPAPGPPTALHYPCSAPGPPTALHYPCSAPGPTNSPPTHVQPQAPPTALHYPCSAPGPPTALHYPCSAPGPQQPSTTHVQPQAHQQPSTTHVQPQAHQQPSTTHVQPPAHQQPSTTHVQPQAALHYPCPQAQPSTTHVPAPGPPTALLPCSPGPPLHVQPQAHQQPSTTHVQPQAHQQPSTTHVQPQAHQQPPLLHDVQPPGPPTALHYPCPAPGPPTALHYPCPAPGRPTNSPPLPMSSPRPTTALHYPCSAPGPPTALHYPCQPQAHQQPSTTHVQPQAHQQPSTTHVQPQAHQQPSTTYVQPQGTTALHCQAPPTALRYPCQPQAHQQPSTTHVQPQATNSPPLPMSSPRPTNSPPLPMSSPRPTNSPPLPMSSPRPTNSPSTTHVQPQAHQQPSTTHIQPQAHQQPSTTHVQPQPTNSPPLPMFSPRQAHQQPSTTHVCSPRPTNSPPLPMFSPRPT, from the coding sequence ATGTGCCGGACGCCAGCCCCAGGCCCTCCACTACTCATGTCCAGCCCCAGGCCCACCAACAGCCCTCCACTACCCATGTCCAGCCCCAGGCCCACCAACAGCCCTCCACTACCCATGTCAGCCCCAGGCCCACCAGCAGCCCTCCACTACTCATGTCCAGCCCCAGGCCCACCAACAGCCCTCCACTACCCATGTTCAGCCCCAGGCCCACCAACAGCCCTCCACTACCCATGTTCAGCCCCAGGGCCCACCAACAGCCCTCCTACCCATGTCCAGCCCCAGGCCCCACCAACAGCCCTCCACTACCCATGTTCAGCCCCAGGCCCACCAACAGCCCTCCACTACCCATGTTCAGCCCCAGGCCCCCAACAGCCCTCCACTACCCATGTCCAGCCCCAGGCCCACCAACAGCCCTCCACTACTCATGTCCAGCCCCAGGCCCACCAACAGCCCTCCACTACCCATGTCCAGCCCCCGGCCCACCAACAGCCCTCCACTACCCATGTCCAGCCCCAGGCAGCCCTCCACTACCCATGTCCCCAGGCCCAGCCCTCCACTACTCATGTCCCAGCCCCAGGCCCACCAACAGCCCTCCTCCCATGTAGCCCAGGCCCACCCCTCCATGTCCAGCCCCAGGCCCACCAACAGCCCTCCACTACTCATGTCCAGCCCCAGGCCCACCAACAGCCCTCCACTACCCATGTCCAGCCCCAGGCCCACCAACAGCCTCCACTACTTCACGATGTCCAGCCCCCAGGCCCACCAACAGCCCTCCACTACCCATGTCCAGCCCCAGGCCCACCAACAGCCCTCCACTACCCATGTCCAGCCCCAGGCAGGCCCACCAACAGCCCTCCACTACCCATGTCCAGCCCCAGGCCCACAACAGCCCTCCACTACCCATGTTCAGCCCCAGGCCCACCAACAGCCCTCCACTACCCATGTCAGCCCCAGGCCCACCAACAGCCCTCCACTACCCATGTTCAGCCCCAGGCCCACCAACAGCCCTCCACTACCCATGTCCAGCCCCAGGCCCACCAACAGCCCTCCACTACCTATGTTCAGCCCCAGGGCACAACAGCCCTCCACTGCCAGGCCCCACCAACAGCCCTCCGCTACCCATGTCAGCCCCAGGCCCACCAACAGCCCTCCACTACCCATGTCCAGCCCCAGGCCACCAACAGCCCTCCACTACCCATGTCCAGCCCCAGGCCCACCAACAGCCCTCCACTACCCATGTCCAGCCCCAGGCCCACCAACAGCCCTCCACTACCCATGTCCAGCCCCAGGCCCACCAACAGCCCCTCCACTACCCATGTCCAGCCCCAGGCCCACCAACAGCCCTCCACTACCCATATCCAGCCCCAGGCCCACCAACAGCCCTCCACTACCCATGTCCAGCCCCAGCCCACCAACAGCCCTCCACTACCCATGTTCAGCCCCAGGCAGGCCCACCAACAGCCCTCCACTACCCATGTCTGTAGCCCTAGGCCCACCAACAGCCCTCCACTACCCATGTTCAGCCCCAGGCCCACCTAG